One window of the Bradyrhizobium sp. NP1 genome contains the following:
- a CDS encoding M48 family metalloprotease — MLLRFAFRRKTTGLTALLVAASLALVPVAPALAQENRGPPVLRDTEAEALLREYTRPILRAAGLEKQNIQIVIINDSSFNAFVADGRRIFVNYGAIMQSETPNQLIGVLAHETGHLAGGHLAKLREQLANAQTQMIIAMLLGAGAIAAGARSGANNGLANAGAAAIAGPQEMIRRSLLSYQRQQEENADRAGVKFLTASGQSPKGMYDTFRRFTNDSLFAARGADPYLQSHPMPADRVAALEGLARSSPYWDKKDDPSLQQRHDMMRAKISAFMERQDTVYRRYPLSNDSLPARYARAITTYLHGDMRNALAQIDALIAKEPNNPYFYELRGQALLEAGRPAEAIPALHKAMQLSNNAPLIEMLLGQALVATDNKAYTDEAIRILRAAVARETEAPLGYTQLAMAYGKKGDYAEADLASAQAAFLRGDNKTARDLASRAKTRFAIGSPGWVKADDIVSAKMPAGQKSN; from the coding sequence ATGCTGCTCCGCTTCGCGTTTCGCAGGAAGACCACCGGCCTGACCGCCCTTCTGGTGGCGGCGTCGCTTGCCCTGGTGCCGGTCGCCCCGGCCCTGGCGCAGGAGAACAGGGGGCCGCCGGTGCTGCGCGACACCGAAGCCGAAGCCCTGCTGCGCGAATATACCAGGCCGATCCTGCGCGCGGCCGGCCTCGAGAAGCAGAACATCCAGATCGTCATCATCAACGACAGCTCCTTCAACGCCTTCGTCGCCGATGGCCGCCGCATCTTCGTCAATTACGGCGCGATCATGCAGTCGGAGACGCCGAACCAGCTCATCGGCGTGCTGGCGCACGAGACCGGGCACCTGGCCGGCGGCCACCTCGCCAAGCTGCGCGAGCAGCTTGCGAACGCGCAGACCCAGATGATCATCGCCATGCTGCTCGGCGCCGGCGCGATCGCGGCGGGCGCGCGCAGCGGCGCCAACAATGGCCTCGCCAACGCCGGCGCGGCTGCGATCGCCGGTCCCCAGGAGATGATTCGCCGCTCGCTGTTGTCGTATCAGCGGCAGCAGGAAGAGAACGCCGACCGCGCCGGAGTGAAGTTCCTGACCGCCAGCGGCCAGTCCCCCAAGGGCATGTACGACACCTTCCGCCGCTTCACCAATGACAGCCTGTTCGCCGCGCGCGGCGCCGATCCCTATCTGCAATCGCACCCGATGCCGGCCGATCGCGTCGCCGCGCTCGAGGGGCTCGCGCGCTCCAGCCCCTATTGGGACAAGAAGGACGATCCGTCGCTGCAACAGCGCCATGACATGATGCGCGCCAAGATCTCCGCGTTCATGGAGCGGCAGGACACGGTCTATCGCCGCTACCCGCTCTCCAACGACAGCCTGCCGGCGCGCTACGCGCGCGCGATCACCACCTATCTGCATGGCGACATGCGCAACGCGCTCGCCCAGATCGACGCCCTGATCGCCAAAGAGCCGAACAACCCCTATTTCTACGAGCTGCGCGGCCAGGCGCTGCTGGAAGCCGGCAGGCCCGCCGAGGCGATCCCGGCGCTGCACAAGGCCATGCAACTCTCCAACAACGCGCCGCTGATCGAGATGCTGCTCGGCCAGGCGCTCGTTGCCACCGACAACAAGGCCTATACCGACGAAGCGATCCGCATCCTGCGCGCCGCCGTGGCGCGCGAGACCGAGGCGCCGCTCGGTTACACCCAGCTCGCGATGGCCTATGGCAAGAAGGGCGACTATGCGGAGGCCGACCTCGCTTCGGCCCAGGCCGCCTTCCTGCGCGGCGACAACAAGACCGCCCGCGACCTTGCGTCGCGTGCCAAGACCCGCTTCGCCATCGGCAGCCCCGGCTGGGTCAAAGCTGACGATATTGTGAGCGCGAAAATGCCCGCTGGGCAGAAGAGTAACTAG
- a CDS encoding DsbA family protein, with protein sequence MLSFRMLAPALIALALCGTGPASAQSFTDTQRGDIEVIVRNYLIAHPEVLEEAMNELSKRQAAAEAAKHEAAITQNADTIFNSPRGVTLGNKDGDVTFVEFFDYNCGYCKRAMTDMLDLMKSDPKLKVVLKEFPVLSQGSIEAAQVAVAARMQDASGKKYLDFHQKLLGGRGQADKARALAAAKDAGFDMARIEKDMASPEAKATIEENFKLAESMGMNGTPSYVIGKQVVVGAIGLDGLKEKISAARCGKATC encoded by the coding sequence ATGCTTTCGTTCCGCATGCTCGCCCCCGCCTTGATCGCGCTCGCTCTCTGCGGCACGGGCCCTGCCTCGGCGCAAAGCTTCACCGATACCCAGCGCGGCGACATCGAGGTGATCGTCAGGAACTACCTGATCGCCCATCCCGAGGTGCTCGAAGAGGCGATGAACGAATTGAGCAAGCGCCAGGCCGCCGCGGAAGCCGCCAAGCACGAGGCCGCCATCACGCAGAACGCCGACACGATCTTCAATTCGCCGCGCGGCGTCACGCTCGGCAACAAGGACGGCGATGTCACCTTCGTCGAGTTCTTCGACTACAATTGCGGCTACTGCAAGCGGGCGATGACCGACATGCTCGACCTCATGAAGAGCGATCCGAAGCTGAAGGTCGTGCTCAAGGAATTCCCGGTGCTGAGCCAGGGCTCGATCGAGGCGGCGCAGGTCGCGGTTGCCGCGCGCATGCAGGATGCGAGCGGCAAGAAATATCTCGACTTCCACCAGAAACTGCTCGGCGGCCGCGGCCAGGCCGACAAGGCGCGCGCGCTCGCAGCCGCCAAGGATGCCGGCTTCGACATGGCGCGGATCGAGAAGGACATGGCAAGCCCCGAAGCCAAGGCGACCATCGAGGAGAATTTCAAGCTCGCGGAATCGATGGGCATGAACGGCACGCCGAGCTACGTGATCGGCAAGCAGGTGGTGGTCGGTGCGATCGGGCTCGACGGGCTGAAGGAGAAGATCAGCGCCGCCCGTTGCGGCAAGGCGACCTGCTGA
- a CDS encoding DUF1236 domain-containing protein, which translates to MRNRFLVSAAAAALIAGAGFAHAQGTGMSKESGGASGGATTQHSAPSTGNSAAPSNRDAAEPSGGMKSSQTEQKSPAGDKAAQTEQKSGTAKGQRAEENTPGQKSKSMSSENEKGASKDMKAEGREGKAEGREGRDRDQNAAQNREGRDRDQNAQNREGRDHDRTNAQGTTDRDRMNAQGERSQTTTGQAGAGAKLSTEQRTKITTVIRGQHVAPVTNVNFSIAVGTRVPREGVTFHALPTEVVSVYPEWRGYEFFLVRDQIVVVDPRTLEIVAVLDA; encoded by the coding sequence ATGAGGAATCGATTCTTGGTTTCGGCTGCTGCGGCGGCGCTGATCGCCGGCGCCGGTTTTGCGCATGCGCAGGGAACTGGCATGAGCAAGGAGTCCGGCGGCGCGAGCGGTGGTGCGACTACGCAGCACAGCGCGCCTTCCACCGGCAACTCCGCTGCGCCGTCGAACCGTGACGCGGCAGAACCGTCGGGCGGGATGAAGTCGTCGCAGACCGAGCAGAAGTCGCCGGCCGGCGACAAGGCCGCTCAGACCGAGCAGAAGTCGGGCACCGCCAAGGGCCAGCGCGCCGAAGAGAACACGCCCGGCCAGAAGTCGAAGAGCATGAGCTCGGAGAACGAGAAGGGCGCGTCCAAGGACATGAAGGCGGAAGGCCGCGAGGGCAAGGCGGAAGGCCGCGAGGGCCGTGACCGCGACCAGAACGCCGCCCAGAACCGCGAGGGCCGCGACCGCGATCAGAACGCGCAGAACCGCGAGGGCCGTGACCACGACCGCACGAATGCTCAGGGCACAACCGACCGCGATCGCATGAACGCGCAGGGCGAGCGGTCGCAGACCACGACCGGTCAGGCCGGCGCGGGCGCCAAGCTCTCCACGGAGCAACGCACCAAGATCACGACGGTGATCCGCGGCCAGCACGTTGCGCCGGTGACCAACGTCAACTTCTCGATCGCCGTGGGCACCCGCGTGCCGCGCGAGGGCGTGACGTTCCACGCGCTGCCGACCGAGGTCGTCTCGGTCTATCCGGAATGGCGCGGCTATGAGTTCTTCCTGGTGCGCGACCAGATCGTGGTCGTGGACCCCAGGACCCTCGAGATCGTGGCCGTCCTGGACGCCTGA
- the aroQ gene encoding type II 3-dehydroquinate dehydratase, translated as MAKTSTDRTTTDTIYVLNGPNLNLLGTREPETYGHATLADVERLCAETAAQFGLKADCRQSNREGELIDFVHEAHARKACGIIINAGGYSHTSIALHDALAAVKIPTVEVHISNIHARESFRHHSFTAMAAFATLAGFGIDGYRLAINGLAARIGRKASTKAKA; from the coding sequence ATGGCCAAAACCTCGACCGACAGAACCACAACCGACACGATCTACGTGCTCAACGGGCCCAACCTCAACTTGCTGGGAACCCGTGAACCGGAGACCTATGGTCATGCCACGCTGGCCGATGTCGAAAGGCTGTGCGCGGAAACTGCGGCCCAATTCGGCCTCAAGGCCGACTGCCGGCAATCCAACCGCGAGGGCGAATTGATCGATTTCGTCCACGAGGCCCACGCGCGCAAGGCCTGCGGCATCATCATCAATGCCGGCGGCTACTCGCACACCTCGATCGCGCTGCATGATGCGCTGGCGGCCGTGAAAATCCCCACCGTCGAGGTGCACATCAGCAACATTCATGCCCGCGAGAGCTTCCGCCATCACTCCTTTACCGCGATGGCGGCGTTCGCCACCCTCGCCGGCTTCGGGATTGACGGCTACCGCCTCGCGATCAATGGTCTTGCCGCCCGCATCGGCCGCAAGGCAAGTACCAAGGCAAAAGCCTGA
- the accB gene encoding acetyl-CoA carboxylase biotin carboxyl carrier protein, with protein MARQPEDKAAATISNNDSALIRELALLLDETSLSEIEIERSGLRVRVARNLSVAASVPAFAPAVAVATPAGAAAPVDFSKHPGVVPSPMVGTAYWAPEPGAKPFIEVGAKVSVGQTLLIIEAMKTMNQIPSPRAGTVTQILVEDGQPVEFGEPLVIIE; from the coding sequence ATGGCGCGCCAGCCTGAAGACAAAGCAGCCGCAACCATTTCAAACAACGACAGCGCTCTCATTCGCGAGCTCGCGCTGCTGCTCGACGAGACGAGTCTGAGCGAGATCGAGATCGAACGCTCGGGGCTGCGCGTGCGCGTCGCGCGCAACCTAAGCGTCGCGGCCTCGGTGCCTGCCTTCGCGCCGGCGGTGGCGGTGGCTACGCCGGCCGGCGCGGCGGCGCCAGTCGATTTCTCCAAACATCCTGGCGTCGTGCCCTCGCCGATGGTCGGCACCGCCTATTGGGCGCCGGAGCCGGGCGCGAAGCCATTCATCGAGGTCGGCGCCAAGGTTTCGGTGGGACAGACGCTGCTCATCATCGAAGCAATGAAGACCATGAACCAGATCCCCTCGCCGCGCGCCGGCACCGTGACGCAGATCCTTGTCGAGGACGGCCAGCCGGTCGAATTCGGCGAGCCGCTGGTGATTATCGAATAG
- the accC gene encoding acetyl-CoA carboxylase biotin carboxylase subunit encodes MFDKILIANRGEIALRVLRACKELGIATVAVHSTADADAMHVRLADESVCIGPPPSKDSYLNVPALLAACEITGADAVHPGYGFLSENARFAEILADHNLQFIGPKAEHIRLMGDKIEAKKTAKRLGIPVVPGSDGAVVSDDEAMAIAKAIGFPVLVKAAAGGGGRGMKVAQTPEDLAIALSTAATEAKSAFGDASVYLEKYLQKPRHIEIQVLGDGRGGAIHLGERDCSLQRRHQKVWEEGPSPALDAAQRKKIGLTVAKAMQELKYLGVGTVEFLYEDGEFYFIEMNTRIQVEHPVTEMITDIDLVLEQIRIAAGGDLPMTQDEVAIIGHSIECRVNAENPVTFRPSPGRIQQYHPPGGLGVRIDSAVYQGYVIPPYYDSLVGKLIVHGKTRAECLMRLRRALDEMVVEGVETTLPLFRALVREPAIIDGDYHIHWLEQYLAGQAAGG; translated from the coding sequence ATGTTCGACAAGATCCTCATAGCCAACCGCGGCGAGATTGCGCTCCGCGTGCTGCGCGCGTGCAAGGAGCTCGGCATCGCCACGGTTGCGGTGCATTCCACCGCGGACGCCGACGCGATGCATGTACGGCTTGCCGACGAAAGCGTCTGCATCGGGCCACCGCCCTCGAAGGACAGCTACCTCAACGTTCCCGCCCTGCTTGCGGCCTGCGAGATCACCGGCGCCGATGCGGTGCATCCCGGCTACGGCTTCCTGTCGGAGAACGCCCGCTTCGCCGAAATCCTCGCCGACCACAATCTGCAGTTCATCGGGCCGAAGGCCGAGCATATCCGACTGATGGGCGACAAGATCGAGGCCAAGAAGACGGCCAAGCGGCTCGGCATTCCCGTGGTGCCCGGTTCCGACGGAGCGGTCGTCTCCGACGACGAGGCGATGGCAATCGCGAAAGCGATCGGCTTCCCGGTGCTGGTGAAGGCGGCCGCCGGTGGCGGCGGGCGCGGCATGAAGGTCGCACAGACGCCGGAAGATCTCGCAATAGCGCTTTCCACCGCCGCCACGGAGGCCAAATCCGCGTTCGGCGATGCCTCGGTCTATCTGGAGAAATACCTCCAGAAGCCGCGCCATATCGAGATCCAGGTGCTCGGCGACGGCCGCGGCGGCGCGATCCATCTGGGCGAGCGCGACTGCTCGCTGCAGCGTCGCCATCAGAAGGTCTGGGAGGAAGGGCCGTCGCCGGCGCTCGACGCCGCCCAGCGCAAGAAGATCGGCCTCACCGTCGCCAAGGCGATGCAGGAGCTGAAATATCTCGGCGTCGGCACCGTCGAGTTCCTCTACGAGGATGGCGAGTTCTATTTCATCGAGATGAACACCCGCATCCAGGTCGAGCATCCCGTCACCGAGATGATCACCGACATCGATCTGGTGCTGGAGCAGATCCGCATTGCCGCCGGCGGCGACCTGCCGATGACGCAGGACGAGGTGGCGATCATCGGCCACTCCATCGAGTGCCGCGTCAACGCCGAAAACCCGGTGACCTTCCGCCCCTCGCCCGGGCGGATCCAGCAGTATCATCCGCCCGGCGGCCTTGGCGTCCGCATCGATTCGGCGGTCTACCAGGGCTACGTCATCCCTCCCTATTACGACTCGCTGGTCGGCAAGCTGATCGTCCACGGCAAGACGCGCGCGGAGTGCCTGATGCGGCTGCGGCGGGCACTGGACGAGATGGTGGTCGAGGGGGTCGAGACCACACTGCCGCTGTTCCGCGCGCTGGTGCGGGAGCCCGCGATCATCGACGGCGACTACCACATCCACTGGCTGGAGCAGTATCTGGCCGGCCAGGCCGCCGGCGGCTAA
- a CDS encoding CHASE3 domain-containing protein — protein MSRRAIGQALLLAAGFLVLVAISTASVILVNKSREDNALVVHTIEVENQTNTLLLEVRRAESAARGYLLTSAPEFLADHQGAVGAVMPALDKLGQLTADNPVQVASVAKMRAAVKLRLDQFAQEMDLVKRGDPASATALVREAAASDTTAAIRDVADAMHREEDRLFALRAVNADRSQRLASMVTLAGSGLVVALAGISVLLVRRSTRARDEAEAKLRDANVNLEVTVDERTADLREANDEIQRFAYIVSHDLRSPLVNIMGFTSELEELRNDIFRRIASLRRVASAAPAPDIASDAAEPVLEGADKQLSDDFSEALGFIKSSIGKMDRLITAILNLTREGRRQFEPVRIDMCELIEAIVATLAHQATEANATIKIGSLPDIVSDRLALEQIFSNLIDNAIKYLKPGGPGGITVRGRTKLGFAIFEVADNGRGIDPKDHQRIFDLFRRAGTQDKPGQGIGLAHVRALVRRLGGTMSVSSELNQGSTFTITLPIQWAASNRNENS, from the coding sequence GTGTCGAGGCGCGCCATCGGCCAAGCCCTGCTGCTCGCGGCGGGGTTTCTGGTGCTGGTCGCGATCAGCACCGCCTCTGTGATCCTGGTCAACAAGTCGCGCGAGGACAATGCACTGGTCGTGCATACGATCGAGGTGGAAAACCAGACGAACACGCTGTTGCTCGAGGTTCGCCGCGCCGAGAGCGCCGCGCGCGGCTACCTGCTCACGTCGGCGCCGGAGTTCCTCGCCGACCACCAGGGCGCGGTCGGAGCGGTCATGCCGGCGCTCGACAAGCTCGGCCAGCTGACGGCGGACAATCCGGTGCAGGTCGCTTCCGTCGCGAAGATGCGCGCGGCCGTGAAGCTGCGGCTCGACCAGTTCGCGCAGGAGATGGACCTCGTCAAGCGCGGCGACCCGGCCAGCGCCACCGCGCTGGTGCGCGAGGCCGCGGCCAGCGACACCACGGCCGCGATCCGCGATGTCGCCGATGCCATGCACAGGGAGGAAGACCGGCTGTTCGCGCTGCGCGCCGTCAACGCCGACCGCAGCCAGCGCCTCGCCTCGATGGTGACGCTCGCCGGCTCCGGGCTCGTGGTCGCGCTCGCCGGCATCTCGGTCTTGCTGGTTCGCCGCTCGACGCGGGCGCGCGACGAGGCGGAAGCGAAACTGCGCGACGCCAATGTCAACCTCGAAGTGACCGTCGACGAGCGTACCGCCGATCTGCGCGAAGCCAACGACGAGATCCAGCGCTTCGCCTATATCGTGAGCCACGACCTGCGCTCGCCGCTGGTCAACATCATGGGCTTCACCAGCGAGCTCGAGGAACTGCGCAACGACATCTTCCGGCGCATCGCCTCGCTCCGCCGCGTCGCTTCCGCCGCACCCGCGCCCGACATAGCGAGCGATGCCGCCGAGCCGGTGCTGGAGGGCGCCGACAAGCAGCTTTCCGACGATTTTTCGGAAGCGCTCGGCTTCATCAAGTCATCGATCGGCAAGATGGACCGCCTGATCACGGCAATCCTCAACCTGACCCGCGAAGGCCGCCGGCAGTTCGAGCCGGTCAGGATCGACATGTGCGAACTGATCGAGGCGATCGTCGCCACCCTCGCCCACCAGGCCACCGAGGCCAATGCCACGATCAAGATCGGCTCGCTGCCCGATATCGTCAGCGATCGCCTCGCACTGGAGCAGATCTTCTCCAACCTGATCGACAACGCCATCAAATACCTCAAGCCCGGAGGTCCCGGCGGGATCACGGTGCGCGGCCGCACCAAGCTCGGGTTTGCGATTTTCGAGGTCGCCGACAACGGCCGCGGCATCGATCCGAAGGATCATCAGCGCATTTTCGACCTTTTTCGCCGCGCCGGAACCCAGGACAAGCCCGGCCAGGGCATCGGATTGGCCCATGTCCGGGCCCTGGTGCGGCGGCTCGGGGGAACCATGTCGGTCTCCTCGGAACTCAATCAGGGCAGCACTTTCACCATCACATTGCCGATACAATGGGCAGCCAGTAACCGGAACGAGAATTCATGA
- a CDS encoding response regulator, with protein MNKPVTIIMIEDDEGHARLIERNIRRSGVNNEIIPFSNGTEAVEYLFGKDGSGTVRKDDALLILLDLNLPDMTGIDILRQVKQNEHLKCTPVVVLTTTDDSQEIKRCYELGCNVYITKPVNYESFANAIRQLGLFFSVIQVPSAAT; from the coding sequence ATGAACAAGCCCGTCACCATTATCATGATCGAGGACGACGAAGGCCACGCCCGGCTGATCGAGCGGAACATTCGGCGATCCGGTGTCAACAATGAGATCATCCCGTTCAGTAACGGTACAGAAGCGGTCGAATATCTGTTCGGCAAGGACGGTTCGGGTACCGTCCGAAAGGACGACGCGCTGTTGATCCTGCTCGATTTGAACCTGCCCGACATGACCGGCATCGATATTCTGCGCCAGGTCAAGCAGAACGAACATCTGAAATGCACGCCCGTGGTGGTGCTGACCACCACCGACGACTCGCAGGAGATCAAGCGCTGCTACGAACTCGGCTGCAACGTCTACATCACCAAGCCCGTCAACTACGAGAGCTTTGCCAATGCCATCCGGCAGCTTGGCCTGTTCTTCTCCGTGATCCAGGTGCCCTCGGCCGCAACATGA
- a CDS encoding response regulator: MKSATPTLLYIDDDDVLARLVERGLARLGFKVVHAASGTEGLDRLAQGGIDVIALDQYMPGFDGLDTLERILAIPNAPPVVFVTASQDSQIAVTALKAGAADYLVKDVQGDFIPLLQVAVDSALRQAALQRARDEAEAEVHASRDRFAALAAERELLLREVNHRVGNSLQIIASLLHLQASSATQDDVKAALTNAMGRVAAVAQVHRRLYTSHDLKSVLLNQYLDALLEDLRRSAEGNRMSRLTLRAEPIEIDPDRAVAIGIIVNELVMNAVKYAYPDCAGPIHVDLAGKGGDIELSIADDGVGYNAKSDPRSTGMGQRIVSAMAGKLGATVERDPDHAGTRIVLRFDRQDQAAVKPASAAAS, translated from the coding sequence ATGAAATCCGCAACACCCACGCTGCTCTACATCGATGACGACGACGTGCTGGCGCGTCTGGTCGAGCGCGGCCTGGCGCGGCTCGGCTTCAAGGTCGTGCATGCGGCAAGCGGAACGGAGGGCCTCGATCGCCTCGCGCAAGGCGGCATCGACGTCATCGCGCTCGACCAGTACATGCCGGGCTTCGACGGCCTCGATACGCTCGAGCGCATCCTGGCGATCCCGAACGCGCCGCCGGTCGTGTTCGTGACCGCCTCGCAGGATTCGCAGATCGCGGTGACCGCGCTGAAGGCGGGCGCCGCCGACTATCTCGTCAAGGACGTGCAGGGCGACTTCATTCCGCTGCTGCAGGTCGCCGTCGACAGCGCGCTGCGCCAGGCCGCGCTGCAGCGGGCGCGCGACGAGGCGGAAGCCGAAGTGCATGCCTCGCGCGACCGTTTTGCCGCGCTCGCGGCGGAGCGCGAGCTCCTGCTGCGCGAGGTCAACCATCGCGTCGGCAACTCACTGCAGATCATCGCCTCGCTGTTGCATCTGCAGGCAAGCTCGGCGACCCAGGACGACGTCAAGGCGGCGCTCACCAACGCGATGGGGCGCGTCGCGGCGGTGGCCCAGGTGCATCGCCGGCTCTATACCTCGCATGACCTCAAAAGCGTGCTGCTCAACCAGTATCTCGACGCGCTGCTCGAGGATCTGCGCCGTTCAGCCGAAGGCAACCGCATGTCGCGCCTGACGCTGCGCGCCGAGCCGATCGAGATCGATCCGGACCGCGCGGTTGCGATCGGCATCATCGTCAACGAGCTCGTCATGAACGCGGTCAAGTACGCCTATCCCGACTGCGCCGGTCCGATTCACGTCGATCTCGCCGGCAAGGGCGGCGACATCGAGCTTTCGATCGCCGACGACGGCGTCGGCTACAACGCCAAATCCGATCCGCGCTCGACCGGCATGGGCCAGCGCATCGTCTCGGCGATGGCTGGCAAGCTCGGCGCCACCGTGGAACGCGATCCTGACCACGCCGGCACGCGCATCGTGCTGCGATTTGACCGCCAAGACCAGGCCGCAGTGAAACCTGCAAGCGCGGCGGCGAGCTAG
- the aat gene encoding leucyl/phenylalanyl-tRNA--protein transferase — protein MTSRDSASSEITPEVLLRAYACGIFPMAESADDPTLFWVEPEMRGVIPLNGFRIASRLARTVRSDVFTVTVDSAFKAVIDGCAEPQQGREDTWINKRIRDLYGRLYEIGHCHSVEVWQGDDIVGGLYGVSLGRAFFGESMFHRVRDASKVALVHLVARLIAGGFELLDTQYVTEHLKSFGAIEIPRRRYTALLDKAVSGEPADFSRLAIDRPITGTEALAIIATRA, from the coding sequence ATGACTTCGCGCGACTCCGCCTCGTCCGAAATCACGCCCGAAGTGCTGCTGCGCGCCTATGCCTGCGGCATCTTTCCGATGGCCGAAAGCGCCGACGATCCGACGCTGTTCTGGGTCGAACCGGAGATGCGCGGCGTGATTCCGCTCAACGGTTTTCGCATCGCTTCACGACTGGCGCGCACCGTGCGTTCCGATGTGTTCACCGTCACGGTCGACAGCGCGTTCAAGGCCGTGATCGACGGCTGCGCGGAGCCGCAGCAAGGCCGCGAAGACACCTGGATCAACAAGCGCATCCGCGATCTCTACGGCCGGCTGTACGAGATCGGCCATTGCCACAGCGTCGAGGTCTGGCAGGGCGACGACATCGTCGGCGGGCTCTATGGCGTCAGCCTTGGCCGCGCCTTCTTCGGTGAGAGCATGTTCCATCGCGTCCGCGACGCGTCCAAGGTCGCGCTGGTGCACCTCGTGGCGCGGCTGATCGCCGGCGGCTTCGAGCTGCTCGACACGCAATATGTTACCGAGCATCTGAAGAGCTTTGGTGCGATCGAAATCCCGCGCCGCCGCTATACGGCGCTGCTCGACAAGGCGGTGTCAGGCGAGCCCGCGGATTTCTCCAGGCTTGCGATCGACCGTCCGATCACGGGCACGGAGGCGCTCGCGATCATCGCGACGCGTGCATGA
- a CDS encoding DUF2155 domain-containing protein: MFRPIVLTGLAALIAASALLSVPPAQAQIGNIFSDPPLRPPGNIPRGNQPPPPADDDEEVPALPQGRLLPTPNRPLPGQGAPGPGAFQSQPLPPPPGTTAVPQNVPPAIAVAPPEPGQNAQPPGANPTLPGLPPGQRQPKGVPQVPASLQPGDEVVTEPPAQKIINKKASFSGLDKITGRIINFDEDIGETVQFGALRVRTDACYTRPATEAANTDAFVEVDEITLQGEVKRIFSGWMFAASPGLHGIEHPIYDIWLTDCKSPEQTVVSAQPDPPKAAPAPPPAQKRPPPPRQAAPRPPPVQQQVQQQQPPPPPPPPPQSGGLFGIFR; the protein is encoded by the coding sequence ATGTTCCGACCCATCGTCCTGACCGGTCTTGCGGCGCTGATCGCCGCCAGCGCACTGTTGTCTGTGCCGCCGGCCCAGGCGCAGATCGGCAACATCTTCTCCGATCCGCCGCTGCGCCCGCCCGGCAACATCCCCCGCGGCAATCAGCCGCCGCCGCCGGCCGATGATGACGAGGAGGTGCCGGCCTTGCCGCAAGGGCGGCTGTTGCCGACCCCGAACCGCCCCTTGCCGGGGCAGGGGGCGCCAGGACCGGGTGCGTTCCAGTCTCAGCCGCTTCCGCCGCCGCCGGGGACGACGGCCGTTCCACAGAACGTGCCGCCCGCGATTGCCGTCGCGCCGCCCGAGCCTGGCCAGAATGCGCAGCCTCCGGGGGCCAATCCGACACTGCCGGGACTGCCGCCTGGGCAGCGGCAGCCGAAAGGCGTGCCGCAGGTGCCCGCCAGCCTGCAGCCGGGCGACGAGGTCGTGACCGAACCGCCGGCGCAGAAGATCATCAACAAGAAGGCGAGCTTCTCCGGCCTCGACAAGATCACCGGCCGGATCATCAATTTCGATGAGGATATCGGCGAGACCGTCCAGTTCGGCGCGCTGCGGGTCAGGACCGACGCCTGCTACACGCGCCCCGCCACCGAAGCCGCCAATACCGACGCCTTTGTCGAGGTCGACGAGATCACGCTGCAGGGCGAGGTGAAGCGGATCTTTTCCGGCTGGATGTTCGCGGCCAGCCCCGGCCTGCACGGCATCGAGCACCCGATCTACGACATCTGGCTCACCGACTGCAAAAGTCCGGAGCAGACGGTGGTGAGCGCGCAGCCCGATCCGCCGAAGGCCGCGCCCGCGCCGCCGCCCGCGCAGAAGCGTCCGCCGCCGCCGAGGCAGGCGGCGCCACGTCCGCCGCCGGTGCAACAGCAGGTGCAGCAGCAACAGCCGCCGCCTCCGCCACCACCGCCGCCGCAATCAGGCGGCCTGTTCGGGATTTTCCGCTAG